The stretch of DNA AAAAAAAGAAACCCTAAAGGAGGAAAGATATACTTCTTTTGTAAACGTTGTCCTAAAATGGATAGTGCGAAAGTTAGTGAAATTCCTAACATACATACAAAACCAATTTTTCCATAGAAATCATCATTGGTATTTTCAGCCAAAATAAAAAATACAGCCGTGGCAAAAGCAATAAGCAGTACAAAGGGGTATTCTTGGATGATATATGTTATTTTGTGACTTAATTCTTTTAGTTTTTTCATTCCAAGTATTATTTTAGAGTTATTTTAAACAAAGATACAGCTTTTATAGAGTCATAATTTTATTAGATAATAATTATTTGAAAGCCAAAATGTTATGTATTTTATTGGTATGTATACAAATTTTTAATTAAAACTAGTTTGTAAAAAATATATAAATAGTTTTAGCTTATTTCAAATCAAAATTTTCCAGCATTTCTTTCAAACTATCTTTCCAATGAGGAATAGTTAAACCAAAAGTTTTTGTGATTTTGGTTTTATCTAAAAGAGAGTAATAAGGGCGAGCAGCTGGAGTAGGATACTCTGTTGCAGGAATTCCTTGAACATGAACATGTAATTTTTTAATATCAAAAATAGTTTGTGCAAATTCAGCCCAATGGGTTTTTCCTTCATTCGAATAATGATAAGTGCCAAAAGCATCAGAGTCTTGATCTATGATTTTAAAAATCACACGAGCTAAATCACGAGCATAAGTAGGAGAACCAAACTGATCGTTTACTACCCTCATTCGATGGTTGTTAGCTCCAACACGCAACATGGTTTTTACAAAATTATTCCCAAATTCAGAATAGACCCAAGCCGTTCGAATAATAAAAGTTTGAGGGTTATTTTGTAAAGCTAATTGCTCTCCTTTTAGTTTAGAAGCACCATATGTATTAATAGGATCTGTTTCATCTGTTTCTCTATAAGGTGTTTCAGACTTTCCATTAAAAACATAGTCTGTTGAAATATGTATGAGTTTTATATTTTGTTTATGACATTCTTTCGCTAGTGAGTCAACAGCTTCACTATTAATTAAAAAGGCTTGTTTCTGTTCTTCTTCAGCTTTATCTACAGCAGTATAAGCAGAAGCGTTAATACAATAATCCCATCCTTTAGATAAAACATTTTTAAGATTTTTTGTATCCGTAATATCAATTTCTTCCCGTGAAGCAAAAAGAGTATTGTGCTTGGTTTTTATTTGTTGTAATTCTTTCCCTAATTGTCCATTAGAACCCAATATTATTATATTTTTTCTCATAGATAAGATGTGGTTTAAGAGTCTTACTATATAAAACACATTATATGTAACTACCTTCTTTTTTTATATTATTATCTCTTTTAATCAATATTTTTACATAAAAATAATTTTATATGAATTAAAATATTTACTAATGAAAAGAGGAAACAAATTTACGAAATTTTTACTGTCGTTAGTCTTTTGTTGTATTGCTAATGTTTTTTTTGCACAAGATTATGTTCAAACATGTAAAGATAGAATCAATTTAACTATTGTAGAAGGACAATCTGTTGATATGGTCGTGGGGACGATTACAGTAACCAATAATGGAGCTACAGGAGTTATAGAGGAGGGTACACCGATGAGTGAAGAAAGCAAATATGCATCAATTAAAGTTATAACATCAGAAACAGTTCAACTTGCTGAAGGAGAGACAAAAGAAGTTCCTATAAGATTAATAGGTACGTATGAGGAACGTGCACCAAGACGTTTGTATTTTGGGTTTAGTGCATTTTTTGGAGATGATAATAATTGTCCGAAACAATTGGAAATAAGAGTTTTGACCGATGAAGATGGGGATGGAATAGCAGATGATGATGATAATTGTGTTACGATATCAAATTCAGATCAATTGGATACCGATGGTGATGGTATGGGTGATGCATGTGACGATGACGACGATGGCGATGGTGTAATGGATTCAGAAGATGCATGTCCTTTAGTAATAGGTACTATAAATGGTTGTCCAGATAGTGACGGAGATGGAATAGCAGACAATGACGACAATTGTGTTATGATGTCAAATCCAGATCAGCTGGATACCGATGGTGATGGTATGGGAGATGTATGTGATCGAGATGATGATAATGATGGTGTAATGGATCCAGAAGATGATTGTCCTCTGATTGCAGGACCTGCTTATGGTTGTCCTGATGCAGATGGGGATGGATTCTCAGATAACAAAGATAATTGCCCTAATACAGCTAATTCAGATCAATTGGATACTGATGGAGATGGGCAAGGAGATGTATGTGATAATGATGATGATGGAGATGGTGTAATGGATTCAGAAGATGTATGCCCATTAGTATATGGTACAGCAAATGGTTGTCTTGATACCGATGGAGATGGAGTAGCGGATAATGATGATAATTGTCCTAATATAGCGAACTCAGACCAATCTGATGTTGATGTTGATGGAATAGGAGATGTATGTGATGATCAAGTTGCGTGTACTATGTCAGAAGCTGTAGATCAGCTTTTTATAGGTTTCAGTTCGCCTTATAGAAGAGGGCCTATGGGATCTTATGGAATCCCTCACCCAGATATTCCTTATCAGTATTATCAAGGAAATGCTTTAGGATCACCTTTTTATCCAGCAGATAATTCTATGCTTATGGATCCTAATAGAGCAATCCATTACAATACACCTTATCCAGCAGGAAGAACTACTTTACTTACAAAAAGAATTACAACACCTGGGCCAGGTGATTATTCCATTAATTTATATGGTGTAGCTTTAGGACCAGATGTCACTATTTCAGTTTATGTGGATAACGAATTAGTGGGTACTCAGGGAATGAATTTAGAGGGAGAAGGCTGGGGAGTTATTTCAATTCCTTTTACTTCAAATGGAGGAGGTCATTTGATTAAAATTGATAGTTATGTACCAGGAACAGATGATATTTGGATAGTAGATGGAAGAGTGTGTGGAGTATCATTACCAACAACTTCAACAAGGGTATTAAGTAGTAACCAGCCTATTTTAGAGGAAAACAAACCTAATTTAGTGGTTTACCCTAACCCTGTAAACAACTTAGTGCATATAAAAACAGATAAAGACATTAAAGCATGGAAAATGGTAAGTATGTCAGGTGAAACAATTGCACAAGGCAAATTTAATATGCCTAAACGTAGATTAAATGTTAATATAGAAAGTCAATTAGGTGGTTTATATATTCTAAAGGTGATCTATAAAGATGGACAAACAGAGGACAAGAAGATCATGAAGAAGTAGATGTTGTTGAATTAATTTAAAAAAACAGTCCCAAATTTATTTTGGGACTGTTTTTTAATATGCTATAATATTTTAATATGCTTTGGCAAATAAGACTTTATGTTTAGAAGGTTTACCAGAGTAAATACAAATACCTTCTTCTTCTTTGATATCTAAAGGAATACAACGGATAGTTGCTTTGGTTTCTGCTTGTATTTTTTCTTCTGTTTCAGTGGTTCCATCCCAATGTGCAGAAACAAATCCACCTTTTGTTTCTAAAACTTCTTTAAATTCTTCATAGGAATTAACTTCTGTAATATGTTCATTACGATAATTCAATGCTTTATTATAGATGTTTTTTTGAATATCTTCTAAAAGAGTAGGAATAACTTCAGAAACTTCATCTAGTGAATAAATTTTCTTTTCTAAAGTATCACGTCGTGCTAATTCACAAGTACCATTTTCTAAATCACGAGGTCCAATAGCAATTCGTGTAGGAACCCCTTGCAATTCATATTGTGCAAATTTCCATCCTGGTTTATGAGTATCTCGATTATCAAATTTAACTGAAATTCCTTTAGAACGTAATGCAGAAACAATTTGATTTGCTTTTTCAGAAATTTGTGCTAATTGTTCTTCTCCTTTGAAAATAGGCACAATCACAACTTGAATTGGGGCTAATTTTGGTGGTAATACCAAACCAAAATCATCAGAATGTGTCATGATTAAACCACCCATTAAACGAGTAGAAACACCCCAAGATGTTGCCCAAACGTACTCTTGTTTCCCTTCTTTTGAAGTAAACTTTACATCAAATGCTTTTGCAAAATTTTGTCCTAAAAAGTGAGATGTTCCTGCTTGTAGTGCTTTCCCATCTTGCATTAAGGCTTCAATTGTATAGGTTTCATCAGCACCTGCAAAACGCTCCGATTCAGTTTTACGTCCTTTAATAACAGGCATTGCCATAAATTCTTCAGCAAATTGAGCATAAACAGCTTGCATTTGTTCTGACTCTTCAATAGCTTCTTTTTTTGTAGCATGAGCTGTATGTCCTTCTTGCCATAAAAATTCGGCTGTACGTAAAAATAAACGTGTACGCATTTCCCAACGTACTACATTAGCCCATTGATTCACCAAAATAGGTAAATCTCGGTATGATTGAATCCATTTTTTATAAGTACTCCAAATAATGGCTTCAGAAGTAGGTCTTACAATTAATTCTTCTTCCAACTTAGCATTAGCATCAACCTTAAGTTTTCCGGGGTTTTCTTCATCATTTTTTAAACGGTAATGTGTTACAACAGCACATTCTTTAGCAAACCCCTCAGCGTTTTTTTCTTCCGCTTCAAAAAGACTTTTGGGAACAAAAAGAGGGAAATAGGCATTTTGATGTCCTGTTTCTTTGAACATACGATCTAATTCTGCTTGCATTTTTTCCCAAATAGCATAACCGTAAGGTTTAATTACCATACAACCTCTAACACCTGAATTCTCGGCAAGGTCTGCATTGACAACTAATTCATTATACCATTTTGAATAATCTTCCGATCTTTTTGTTAACTTAGCCATATAATTGCTTATGTTTGTCAATCCTGTGCTATTGCTCAAATTTTAACAGATTTTGGCACAGAGTTTGAAATTATAATAATAAAATTAGACTCTTTCTAAATACTATTGAAATAGTGAAAAGAGTTTTTAAAGTTTCAAAAGTATGAAAAGTTTAACATATTCTACCAAACAAATCTTCAAATATGTGGGTATTTTTATATTACTCGTTTTTGGAGTAACTTCATGTTCTACGACCAGTCCTACGACTTTGGGGAATAAATATGATGATGATGGAATTTACTATAATGCTAAAGATGAGCATGTATATAGATCACAACAAAGAAAAATAGATAGTTTAGAACGCGTCATTGCCAATCAAAATGGTCAAACTTACCAAAATGGTAACTCGGCTATGGGGAATTTATATTTTGATGAAAAAGGAAATGGTCCGGAAGAAACGTACTATAACCAAGAAGAACAAAAAACGACACGTGTAAATGGTTCAAAAATTGTAATTGATGATGATACTAATTATGCTTCTTCATTTGGAGCTAATACTGGAACAGATGTAAACGTTAACGTTTGGGGAGGTTTCGGATACGGTTATCCATATGGAGGATGGGGATTAGGTTATAATTCTTGGTCAGGATGGAATGTAAGTTTTGGATTTGGTTTTGGATGGGGATACCCTTATTACGGCTATGGTTACAGACCATGGGGTTGGGGAGGTTATTACAATCCTTGGTATGGTGGTGGATATTATGGTTATAGACCTTACTATCCAGGGTATTATAATCCTTGGTATGGAGGAGGTTATTACCGCCCAGGTTATGGTTATGGAGGTTATTATAGACCGGTTCCTTATGGAAGTGCAAGAAGTGTTTATGGAAGTGGAAGAAATGGATCATCTCGATACAATACAGCTTTAGCTTATAGAACTGCTAATTCTGGAACAGTATATTCAAGAGGAGGAACTTCAACTTCAGGTAGAAATTATAGATCAGCTACATCTACAGCAAGAGATCGTTCGTACAGAACATCTGGGACAACAGGAAGTAGACAATATAGAACTACAAATCAAGGAACTACAAATCGTCAATACCGTACACAAGGGACGACAGGAAATAGACAATACCGAAGTTCAGGTACACGTTATAGAGAATACGGAGGTACTGGAAATAGACAGTACAGAAGTGGAAACACATCAGGTCAGTATCGAAGTTCAGGAAATGGTAGTTCTAATAATAGACAATACCGAAGTTCGGGTAACTCAAACCGTCAGTATCGTTCCAATAATGGATCAACCAATAGACAATATAGAAGTAATTCTTCATCTAATAGAACCTATAGACAACCAAGCACTTCTTCAAGAAGTTATACACCTAGTAGAAGTTATGGAGGTGGATACAGAAGTAGTGGAGGTTCCATGAGAAGTTCAGGAGGAGGATATAGAAGATAATTAAAAAAGGAAAAAGTCGTATGAAAAAAATAATCACACCGATCGTTGCATTAGTAGCTTTAGGAATGAATGCACAGAGTTTTTTAGATGATGCAATTGATTTATCATCAGAAAAAATGGAAGGAACTGCTCGTTACAGAGCCATGGGAGGTTCTATGGGTGCATTAGGAAGTGATATTTCAGCTGTGCAATTATTAAACCCAGCAGGTGGTGCTGTTTCAGTTCGATCACATGGATCCATTACATTTGGTGTTAGTGATTATGAAAACGAAACAAGTTCTACAGCTAAAATGAGTAATGATGAAACAAACTTTAATATGACACAATTTGGAGGGAGTTTTGTTTTTGAAAATCAAAATATGAATTCAGGTTGGAGACGTTTTGCTTTAACTGCAAGTTATAACCGAAATAATGATTTAGATCGTCAAATTAATGTAGCACCATATAGTACTGATTTTGTTTACCAAGATGGTTATTATTTTGAAGAAACAGATGGAACAGTAAATCGTTATACAGGAGATTTCCTTTATGATGGAGAACGTGTTTCAATAGATGGTTATAACGATCAATTTAGTATAGGCTTTTCAACTAATTATAACAATCAGATTTATTTAGGAGCTGGAATGAATTTCCATAATTCTCAAAAAGAAGCAGTACAAGATATTTATCGTAGTAATCAATCAGAAGGAGCAACAAACGATACATATCAAGATTACTACCAAGATGGAACCGGTTTTTCATTAAATTTAGGGGTTATCGCTAAGGTAACTGATGAATTACGATTAGGAGTTGCTTACCATTCTCCAACATGGTGGAATATACAAGAAACTTCTCGATATGGAGAAACCCTTAACGGTACTACTTTTAGAGATGGACCATTTTATCAAGAATATGATGTAAGAACACCAAGTAAATTAGTAGCTAGTGGGGCTTTAGTTTTAGGAAAAAGTTTAGCTATTAATGCCGATGCTATTTTCAAAGATTACAGTAATATTGATTTTGATGGTATGGCAGGAGGGCAAGAAGCAACGGTTAATCAAAACGTTAATTCAGAATTACAAGATACGTGGGAGTTTCGTGTCGGTACAGAATACCGTATAGAAGACTTTAGAATACGAGGAGGTTACCGTTATACACAAGATCCTTATAAAGATCTAGATGGAAATGCTTCAACATATTCATTTGGTTTAGGATATAACTTTGGAAATGTATTCCTAGATGGCGCTTATGACTATACAGATGGAAATACAGCTTTCAGAACAGCAAGTGGAGCAACAGGAACGTATGTAGATCAAGATTTAGATCGTTCTAACTTCACAGTAACTTTAGGATACAAATTCTAAAAAATACTTTTTTAATATTTATTTACAAAAAGAGTGATTCTCAACAGGAGAGTTGCTCTTTTTGTTTTGATGAAAATGATTTAATAATATCCTATTTCTGTAAGGTAAATAGATACCTCATTATACTAATAATCTAATGGATTAAATATCTACAACAATATAAACAGGGAAATGATCAGAATACCCTCCTAAATATTTTTTCCCTACATAAGTTCTAAACGGTTCTCCTTTATAAGGTTCTTTCCATTCTTGTAGTAATCGAGGATCAAAAACATCTGCTTTTTTAAATTGGATACTGCGTTGACCTCTTATTAAAGCTTTAGAAACTAAAATTTGGTCAAATAAATTCCAATGCCCTTTGTGAGATAAAGAACCTTTTCCTTCCTTTTCTAGTTCAATCATGGGATTAAAAAGTTCTTCACGATCCATTTTATAAGCCTCATCTTCAATTTTTAAACGCTTTAAAGATTTTCCATCAGGATCATCATTAAAATCACCCATAACTAATAAATTAGCTCCTGGTTCTCGATCAAAAATAGTGTCAACAATTGAGCGAACTTTATCTGCAACAACTAACCTTTTTTGTGCATTTACATCTCCATTTCTTTTAGAAGGCCAGTGTGTTACGATAATATCTAATGGCATTCCTTTAAGCAAACCACTAACATGTAAGATATCACGAGTAGTATCTTGAATACCTTTTTCATCTTCCAAATAAACAGAGTGAGATTCTTTATGTAAAACCATAAAGGCTTCTTTTTGATAGATAAAACCTACATCGATACCGCGTTCATCAGGAGAATCAAAATGAACAATACCATATTGAAATTGTTGAAGTTCTGTTTTTTGAGTTAGATCTTCTAATACACTTTTATTTTCAACCTCAGCTAAACCTAAGATAACTGGAGGTTCAACAGAATCTTCATCTCCAAGTAATTTAATGGCTTTCGCTAATTTATGTAGTTTGTTTTCATAACGCTGTGCAGTCCACCTTTTAGGAGAGTCAGGTGTAAAAGCCTCGTCTAGAGTATCAGGGTCATCTATGATATCAAATAAATTTTCAATGTTATAAAATCCTATTGTATGTTGTTTTTTCATGTTCATCAAACTTTCTTCTCTATTTTGAAACGAAGTTAATGAAAATAATACTTTTTTAATGAGGAATTAGTAAGTTCTAAGTAGAAATGATGTTGTCATTCCGAACTTGTTTTCAGAATCTATTAATCATACACTAATTTCTTTTTTCATTATTTTTTTGTCTTTTTTCTGAATACTCACTTCATACTTTCTAATGATTCATTATTTTTTTAAGTAACTTTGCGTAAGATAGTATACTTTATGTTAGAAAAGAAAGAAGCACAATACGAAAGAGCACTATTGATTGGAATCATAACGCATGAACAAAACGAAGAAAAATCCATAGAATATTTAGATGAATTAGAGTTTTTAGCTAATACGGCAGGAGCTGAAGTTATAAAACGATTTCAACAAAAAGTAGATCAACCCAATCCTAAAACTTTTATAGGAACAGGGAAATTGACAGAAGTTAAAGCTTTTGCTGAAGAACATAATATTGACACTCTTATTTTTGATGATGAATTAACACCTGCACAGTTAAAGAATTTAGAAAAAATAGTAGAACGTAAAATTATTGATCGGACAGGGTTGATTTTAGATATTTTTGCCCAACGTGCACAAACTTCATATGCCAGAACACAAGTTGAACTAGCACAGTATGAATATTTATTACCACGATTGACTCGAATGTGGACACATTTAGAACGTCAGCGAGGAGGAATTGGTATGCGTGGACCTGGGGAAACCGAAATAGAAACCGATCGACGTATTATACGAGATCGTATCACATTATTAAAGAAAAAATTACAAGCAATTGATAAACAAATGGCTACCCAACGAAGCAACCGTGGTAAAATGGTTCGTGTAGCGTTAGTTGGGTATACCAACGTTGGGAAATCAACTTTGATGAATGTTTTAAGTAAATCAGACGTATTTGCAGAGAATAAATTGTTTGCCACTTTAGATACAACGGTTCGAAAAGTAGTGGTAAAAAACTTACCTTTTCTGTTAACCGATACTGTTGGATTTATTCGAAAATTACCTACACAGTTGGTAGAATCCTTTAAATCAACTTTAGATGAAGTACGAGAAGCTGATTTATTACTTCATGTAGTGGATATTTCACATGATAGTTTTGAAGATCATGTGACCTCTGTTAATCAAATTTTAAATGAAATTGAGAGTGATGCAAAACCAACTTTGATGGTTTTTAATAAAATAGACCAATATACTTTTGAAAAACGTGATGAGGATGATATCAATCCCAAAACCAAACAACATTATTCTTTAGAAGACTGGAAACAAACCTGGATGTCTAATGATCATAAAGCTGTATTTATTTCAGCTCAAACCAAAGAAAATTTAGAAGAACTAAAGAAAATTGTATTTCAAGAAGTGAAAGAAATTCATATACGTCGTTTTCCTTATAATCAGTACTTGTTTGATTATTATGATGAGGATGGAAGTGTGAATAATTAAATTGATATCGATTAAAGAACCTTTTGTAATAAAAATCATGAGCTTAGTGTAAATTTCACAAAAAGCTCATGATTTTTTAGTATATTTAGGACACAAAAGCAATATTATATGGCAACGAACCCTAAAATTCAGCGTTATAATGAATCGGTAGTGTCTAAATACCAGATTTATAACAGTATTTTAACAACCCTACCTTTTCACCGAGTACATAAAACGGGTGTGATGCTTCCACTTTTACATGAATTGTGTGAAGAAGGTTTTAAAAACAAAGAAAACCCTACCGATATTATCAATCGATTTTTTGATACGTATTATAATGGAATTTCTGAAAAAGAACGTATCGATATTTTGTTTCGTTTTATTCAGTTTATTGAGCGTCAAGTAGTACTTTTTGATGCGGTAGAAGAAGCCTCTTTTGATATTGTAAATAATATGGAAGGATATGGTTCCATGCGAATGACAAAAGAAGATGCAGAATCAAAGAATACTCAAGAAGAATTACAAGCTTTTTTAGAAGATTTTAAAGTGCGAATTGTTTTAACAGCACATCCCACACAGTTTTATCCAGGGCCTGTTTTAGGAATTATTAATGATTTGGCTGATGAAGTTAAAAAAGATGATATTTTAACCATAAAAAAATTATTAGCGCAACTGGGTAAAACACCTTTTTTCAAAAAGAAGAAACCAACTCCTTATGATGAAGCTGTAAGTATTATGTGGTACTTAGAAAATGTTTTTTATGATACTTTTGGTGAAATCTATCATTACATTGAACAGAATATTTACAAAGGAAAACCGATTGATAATTCCATTATCGATTTAGGATTTTGGCCAGGAGGAGATCGTGATGGAAATCCTTTTGTTACACCTGAGATTACAGAAGACGTTGGAAAAAAATTATACCAATCGATTATTCATTGTTACTATAATTCAATTAAAGCTTTAAAGAGAAGATTAACTTTTGTTGGAATTTATGATCGAATTGTAGCATTAGAAAGAAAATTATATGATAATACGATCAAACCATATCATGACGAATCGTTTACTTTAACTTCCTTTTTGGGAGAATTAGAAGCAATAAGAGCTGAATTGATTGAAAAACATCGTTCTTTATTTGTAGAACAATTGGATTTACTAATATGTCAAGTAAAATTATTTGGTTTTCATTTTGCATCTTTAGATATTAGACAAGATAGTCGTGTACATCATAAAGCATTTGTGTCCATTGTAGACGAATTGAAAAAAGAGGGTATAGCTTTACTTCCAGAGAATTTTGAAGAACTTTCTGAAAAAGAACAGTTAGTGGTTTTAGGAGATATTAAAGGAAAAATTGATCCTAAATTGTTTGAAGATGAAATGGCTCGTAAAACGATTCAATCTATTTATGCGATGCAAAACATCCAAAAGCATAATGGAGAGCGTGGTTGTAATCGTTATATTATCAGTAATAATCAAACTGCGGTAAATGTAATGGAAACGTTTGCGATGCTAAATTTAACAAATTGGGAAAAATTAACTGTTGATATTATTCCATTATTTGAAACCGTTGATGATTTGCAAGGCGCTGATAAGGTTATGGAGTTATTGTATACAAACCCAGCATATGCTGCTCATTTAAAGTCAAGAGGAAACAAACAAACCATTATGTTAGGATTCTCTGATGGAACTAAAGATGGAGGTTATTTTATGGCTAATTGGGGGATTTATCGTGCAAAAGAGAATCTAACAGCAATGGCCCGTAAATATGATATTGAAGTAGTCTTTTTTGATGGTAGAGGAGGACCTCCTGCGCGTGGAGGAGGGCAAACGCATCGCTTTTATTCTTCTTTAGGACCTACGATTGAAAATAAAGAAATTCAATTAACCATTCAAGGGCAGACCATTAGCTCTAATTTTGGGTCTGATAAAGCAGCACAATTTAATATGGAACATTTGATTAGTGCAGGCGTAAGAGGAAAATTATATAATACACAGAAATCATTGCTAAGTGAGGAGGAAAGAGACATAATTGAAACATTAGCAAATGTAAGTTATGAAGCGTATAATAATTTCAAAGCACACCCGAAATTCTTACCCTATTTAGAAGAAATGAGTACGTTGAAATATTATGCTAAAACCAATATTGGTTCACGTCCTTCAAAACGTGGAAATAATTCAGAACTAAAATTCTCAGATTTACGAGCAATTCCTTTTGTAGGTTCATGGTCACAATTAAAACAGAATGTTCCAGGGTTTTATGGAGTTGGAACAGCTCTGAAAAAATATGAAGATGCAGGTGAATTTGAAAAAGTTCAGAAATTGTATCGATCCTCTCGATTCTTCAAAACCTTAATTGGTAATAGTATGATGTCCTTAAGTAAATCCTTTTTTGATTTAACAGCGTATATGCAAAATGATCCTGAGTTTGGAGATTTTTGGACGATTATTCATGATGAGTATTTACTAACACAACGGTTAATTTTAAAGTTAGCAGGTTATGAAGTTCTGATGCAAAATAACCCAACAGGAAAATCTTCTATTGATGTAAGAGAATCCATTGTACTTCCTTTATTAACAATTCAACAATTTGCTTTAAAGAAAGTTCGTGATATTCAATTGGAAAATGAAAATGATTCCATGTTAGAAGTTTACGAAAAAATTGTAACCCGTTCATTATTTGGGAATATTAATGCAAGTAGAAATTCAGCTTAATCTATATTTTGTTTAATTACCTTAACAAGGTTTCAAACCTTGTTAAGGTAATTTTATTATAAATCTTCTGGAGTAATTCCCTTTTTTACTAAAATTTGTGATAAAGATTCCTTAACTGCTAATTGTTTTTCCAGTTCAATAAGCTTTCCCAGTACAGGGTGTTTTTTACAAGATTCAAAACGATCGATAACATATTGAATTTTTTCCTCATCTAAACTAGGATAATTAGAATCAGGTTCTGAAGTAAAATCAAGTTCTAAAAACATATTTCCTCTTCCTGTTAAAAGCCAAGTTGGATTGATATCAGGAAAAACATTTAGAATACTGTTTAAAGTTTCATCTTTAAGGTTAGAACCTCTTTTAAGTGCAATTTGAATTGTGTTGTTAGAGAGTCCAACCTTCTTTTCAAACGCACTAATAGATAATCTGTTCTTATTGATAATTATTTTTACACGGTCTATAGGTTTCATAAAAAAGAACCTTCACTACTCACAATAATCTAAAAAAACAAAATTTAGTTTGTGAAATTAGAATATTGTTCGTATATTTGCATTATATGTTTTCTA from Flavobacteriaceae bacterium UJ101 encodes:
- the rfbD|rmlD gene encoding dTDP-4-dehydrorhamnose reductase (Catalyzes the reduction of dTDP-6-deoxy-L-lyxo-4- hexulose to yield dTDP-L-rhamnose; Belongs to the dTDP-4-dehydrorhamnose reductase family.; KEGG: nde:NIDE3014 dTDP-4-dehydrorhamnose reductase) encodes the protein MRKNIIILGSNGQLGKELQQIKTKHNTLFASREEIDITDTKNLKNVLSKGWDYCINASAYTAVDKAEEEQKQAFLINSEAVDSLAKECHKQNIKLIHISTDYVFNGKSETPYRETDETDPINTYGASKLKGEQLALQNNPQTFIIRTAWVYSEFGNNFVKTMLRVGANNHRMRVVNDQFGSPTYARDLARVIFKIIDQDSDAFGTYHYSNEGKTHWAEFAQTIFDIKKLHVHVQGIPATEYPTPAARPYYSLLDKTKITKTFGLTIPHWKDSLKEMLENFDLK
- a CDS encoding cartilage oligomeric matrix protein (May play a role in the structural integrity of cartilage via its interaction with other extracellular matrix proteins such as the collagens and fibronectin. Can mediate the interaction of chondrocytes with the cartilage extracellular matrix through interaction with cell surface integrin receptors. Could play a role in the pathogenesis of osteoarthritis. Potent suppressor of apoptosis in both primary chondrocytes and transformed cells. Suppresses apoptosis by blocking the activation of caspase-3 and by inducing the IAP family of survival proteins (BIRC3, BIRC2, BIRC5 and XIAP). Essential for maintaining a vascular smooth muscle cells (VSMCs) contractile/differentiated phenotype under physiological and pathological stimuli. Maintains this phenotype of VSMCs by interacting with ITGA7 (By similarity); Belongs to the thrombospondin family; Contains 4 EGF-like domains; Contains 1 TSP C-terminal (TSPC) domain; Contains 8 TSP type-3 repeats.), with amino-acid sequence MKRGNKFTKFLLSLVFCCIANVFFAQDYVQTCKDRINLTIVEGQSVDMVVGTITVTNNGATGVIEEGTPMSEESKYASIKVITSETVQLAEGETKEVPIRLIGTYEERAPRRLYFGFSAFFGDDNNCPKQLEIRVLTDEDGDGIADDDDNCVTISNSDQLDTDGDGMGDACDDDDDGDGVMDSEDACPLVIGTINGCPDSDGDGIADNDDNCVMMSNPDQLDTDGDGMGDVCDRDDDNDGVMDPEDDCPLIAGPAYGCPDADGDGFSDNKDNCPNTANSDQLDTDGDGQGDVCDNDDDGDGVMDSEDVCPLVYGTANGCLDTDGDGVADNDDNCPNIANSDQSDVDVDGIGDVCDDQVACTMSEAVDQLFIGFSSPYRRGPMGSYGIPHPDIPYQYYQGNALGSPFYPADNSMLMDPNRAIHYNTPYPAGRTTLLTKRITTPGPGDYSINLYGVALGPDVTISVYVDNELVGTQGMNLEGEGWGVISIPFTSNGGGHLIKIDSYVPGTDDIWIVDGRVCGVSLPTTSTRVLSSNQPILEENKPNLVVYPNPVNNLVHIKTDKDIKAWKMVSMSGETIAQGKFNMPKRRLNVNIESQLGGLYILKVIYKDGQTEDKKIMKK